A genomic region of Devosia ginsengisoli contains the following coding sequences:
- a CDS encoding LysE family translocator, whose product MSIEFFVTTLIVVISPGTGALYTIAAGLSRGRRASLWAAFGCTLGIVPHMLAAITGLAAILHTSALAFEIIKYLGVIYLLYMAWATLKETGALSVEADRVEKSAGKVIVESILINILNPKLSIFFFAFLPQFVPASTPNGVMRMLELSGVFMVVTFVVFAAYGLFAAAIRGQVISKPAIMLWMRRTFAGAFVLLGAKLALTER is encoded by the coding sequence GTGAGCATCGAATTTTTCGTCACCACGCTGATCGTGGTGATTTCGCCCGGCACCGGCGCGCTCTACACCATTGCCGCAGGGCTGAGCCGGGGCCGCAGAGCCAGCCTGTGGGCGGCATTCGGCTGCACTCTGGGCATCGTGCCGCATATGCTGGCGGCGATTACCGGGCTGGCGGCAATCCTGCATACCAGCGCGCTGGCCTTCGAGATCATCAAGTATCTCGGCGTGATCTACCTGCTCTACATGGCCTGGGCGACGCTCAAGGAGACCGGGGCGCTGAGCGTCGAGGCGGACCGGGTGGAGAAATCGGCGGGCAAGGTGATCGTGGAGTCGATCCTGATCAATATCCTCAATCCCAAGCTCTCGATCTTCTTTTTTGCCTTCCTGCCGCAATTCGTGCCGGCGAGCACGCCCAATGGGGTCATGCGGATGCTGGAGCTCAGCGGTGTCTTCATGGTGGTGACCTTTGTGGTGTTTGCAGCATACGGACTGTTCGCTGCCGCGATCCGTGGACAGGTGATTTCCAAGCCAGCGATCATGCTATGGATGCGCCGCACATTTGCCGGCGCCTTCGTGCTGCTCGGCGCGAAACTGGCTTTGACGGAGCGATAG
- a CDS encoding BrnT family toxin, giving the protein MDFAAAAEVFAGRTYDKQDDRFDYGELRMITVGHMAGRMVVVVWTQRGDIRHIISMRKANEREQARYAQFLA; this is encoded by the coding sequence TTGGACTTCGCCGCTGCCGCCGAAGTTTTTGCCGGTCGAACCTATGACAAGCAGGACGACAGGTTTGACTACGGCGAGCTACGCATGATCACCGTCGGCCATATGGCCGGTCGAATGGTTGTTGTGGTCTGGACGCAACGCGGCGACATAAGACACATAATTTCGATGAGGAAGGCCAATGAGCGCGAGCAAGCCCGGTACGCCCAATTTCTCGCCTGA
- a CDS encoding BrnA antitoxin family protein yields MSASKPGTPNFSPDPDDAPELDDAWFESADQHDGGSLVKRGRPALPHPKKHLNIRLDADVVDRFKASGPGWQSRMNDVLRKAVGL; encoded by the coding sequence ATGAGCGCGAGCAAGCCCGGTACGCCCAATTTCTCGCCTGATCCGGATGATGCACCTGAACTGGACGATGCATGGTTCGAATCTGCGGACCAGCATGACGGTGGTAGCTTGGTAAAACGCGGCCGACCCGCGCTGCCCCATCCCAAGAAGCACCTCAACATCAGGCTCGACGCTGACGTCGTCGATCGCTTCAAGGCCTCCGGCCCCGGCTGGCAAAGCCGGATGAACGATGTCTTGCGCAAGGCTGTCGGCCTGTGA
- a CDS encoding GNAT family N-acetyltransferase, producing MTPITILIVPPFSTLCNAAFALRREVFVWEQKVPEAEENDADDITATHFVAIAQGEVVGTLRLIDKPEHIKIGRVAVRQSFRGHGIARQMMLAAMEHARAQGRDRFYLTAQSDKLGMYEKLGFAAFGPEFQDGGMPHRAMRSYDRDTAALTS from the coding sequence GTGACCCCCATCACCATCCTCATCGTTCCGCCCTTTTCCACCCTCTGCAACGCTGCCTTCGCGCTGCGGCGCGAGGTCTTTGTCTGGGAACAGAAAGTGCCCGAGGCGGAGGAGAATGATGCCGACGACATCACCGCCACCCACTTCGTGGCCATTGCCCAGGGCGAGGTGGTCGGTACGCTTCGGCTGATCGACAAGCCGGAACACATCAAGATCGGCCGGGTGGCAGTGCGGCAATCCTTCCGCGGCCACGGCATTGCCAGGCAGATGATGCTGGCGGCCATGGAGCATGCCCGTGCCCAGGGCCGCGATCGCTTCTACCTCACCGCCCAGTCCGACAAGCTGGGCATGTATGAGAAGCTGGGCTTCGCCGCCTTCGGGCCGGAATTCCAGGATGGCGGCATGCCCCATCGCGCCATGCGCAGCTATGACCGCGACACGGCCGCATTAACCAGTTAG
- a CDS encoding PRC-barrel domain-containing protein, translating into MIRTLLATTALAALLATGAIAQDAAPADPAAPPATEAPAEPAAPAEPAAPAEPAAPAEPAAPAAPAATDVAPAGDVESGAVEETEVNEPWDMSAGYVAADTDNLGTRLIGQPVYSSAGDDAEEIGKISDLVFDENGQITAVIIGVGGFLGIGEKAVAVDFQSLEFTVAADNTERWVVPTTADALTAAPDFVWEEDEPADAATDPMAPADPMAPVEPAAPATN; encoded by the coding sequence ATGATCCGCACCCTTCTGGCCACTACGGCCCTCGCTGCGTTGCTCGCCACCGGCGCCATCGCCCAGGACGCCGCGCCTGCCGATCCGGCTGCGCCGCCCGCCACCGAGGCACCCGCCGAGCCGGCCGCGCCGGCTGAACCTGCAGCACCCGCTGAGCCTGCTGCCCCGGCCGAACCCGCCGCGCCGGCCGCTCCCGCTGCCACCGACGTTGCCCCGGCCGGCGATGTCGAGTCCGGCGCCGTGGAAGAAACCGAGGTCAACGAACCCTGGGATATGTCGGCTGGCTATGTCGCTGCCGATACCGATAATCTCGGCACGCGCCTGATCGGCCAGCCGGTCTATTCCAGCGCCGGTGACGATGCCGAGGAAATCGGCAAGATTTCCGACCTGGTCTTTGATGAAAACGGCCAGATCACCGCTGTGATCATCGGTGTCGGCGGCTTCCTCGGCATCGGCGAAAAGGCCGTTGCGGTGGACTTCCAGTCGCTCGAATTCACCGTGGCTGCCGACAATACGGAACGCTGGGTCGTGCCCACCACGGCCGATGCCCTGACCGCCGCCCCGGACTTCGTCTGGGAGGAAGATGAGCCGGCCGATGCGGCCACCGACCCCATGGCCCCGGCCGATCCCATGGCCCCGGTCGAGCCGGCTGCTCCGGCAACCAACTGA
- a CDS encoding PRC-barrel domain-containing protein, with product MLRPFLTASTLALLLSAPALGQVPAPTTELEQSGLTPPTLLSEGYTTGGEDVLVTTLLGETVYAAVEDPAEEIGTITDMVVTSGLGISAVVISVGGFLGIGEKEVAVDFAQLEWATRQDGSRRWVLATTAEALSAAPAFIWSDSEEATGQPALTPQQEEDQLVDGDPNDTTIDPALTTDQPERQTITTPLDREGLSPFDETGLTADELRGIAVYGINDEQIGAISDVLIDPDGGFDAVIVDVGGFLGLGARPVAVASDNLVFSADTFGNRYLFLNTTREQLEAQPAYDPATYADERASQRTIITP from the coding sequence ATGCTGCGTCCGTTTCTCACCGCCTCGACCCTCGCCTTGCTGCTTTCGGCGCCGGCGCTGGGGCAAGTGCCAGCCCCGACCACCGAGCTCGAACAGAGTGGCTTGACGCCTCCCACGCTGCTCTCGGAAGGCTATACGACGGGCGGCGAGGACGTGCTGGTGACCACCTTGCTGGGTGAAACCGTCTATGCCGCGGTGGAAGACCCGGCCGAAGAGATCGGCACCATTACCGACATGGTCGTCACCTCGGGGCTGGGCATTTCCGCCGTGGTCATCAGTGTCGGCGGTTTCCTGGGTATTGGCGAAAAGGAAGTGGCGGTCGATTTCGCCCAGCTCGAATGGGCTACCCGCCAGGACGGCTCGCGCCGCTGGGTGCTGGCCACCACCGCCGAAGCCCTGTCTGCCGCGCCGGCCTTCATCTGGTCCGACAGCGAGGAGGCAACCGGCCAACCGGCGCTGACCCCGCAGCAGGAGGAGGACCAACTGGTCGATGGCGACCCCAACGACACCACTATCGATCCTGCTCTCACCACCGACCAGCCCGAGCGGCAGACCATCACCACGCCGCTGGATCGGGAGGGCCTGAGCCCGTTCGACGAGACGGGGCTGACCGCGGACGAGCTGCGCGGCATCGCCGTCTATGGCATCAATGACGAGCAGATCGGCGCCATCAGCGACGTCCTCATCGACCCCGATGGCGGCTTTGACGCCGTTATCGTCGATGTCGGCGGCTTCCTGGGCCTGGGCGCAAGGCCGGTCGCCGTTGCCTCGGACAATCTGGTGTTCTCCGCCGATACCTTCGGCAATCGCTACCTGTTCCTCAACACCACGCGCGAGCAGCTCGAGGCGCAGCCGGCCTATGACCCGGCCACCTATGCCGACGAGCGGGCAAGCCAGCGAACCATTATCACGCCGTAA
- a CDS encoding DUF2339 domain-containing protein, with protein sequence MEVIAFVLAAVALFIAHGKQKQIDKLAHRIQSLERGVPPGTAVREHAAEPAPAAPAATDPVAAQPTPDVDEPVEDLVAASTLDEGWVRQSAPPEPEPRSRKARVFDMERVMGVQPPVWGGAIMLLIAGFFLARMAADNGFFTPTLGVIVCAIGALLALAGAFVVRRLQITNYQQISAALASAAIGTLYATAFLSSAAFGLTSLLTGFLLSAGTAALALAIAFIFGRPVLIVGLLGGYLAPFFLLADAPQALVFHLYLAALLIAGAATCIRLGWWSLLTPVVLLHFAWLAAFLYIGAPPDAPELSTLVALVVSPLVLFLLVERGPETTARGWGPTELSTALAMFLVLAGASWTDFSPLYLVGVCALGLGTALMTVFGRSGTLTPTYIAVAGWLLMMASWREPDGPARLVVGLVMLAAIAVPLVVGMLRGRPALRAASVLCVAVTLSFVSTMVDLDGWIGVRDLPTMWAALALLFAAAAVAGALFLGRAVAPEAADGVRGIFSASASGYVSLAIVAVVDPNYFALAAALQVLGLALVQRRYPLQHLPLVAGLYIGVYFGLLALSILAWAEPGSLREIADYVPGSPPWDAPVVALLLPALAFLLAATILRGTPAWLVRVLDNAAVALGAFGLTYLILPEPGQIIPPDTLIWSSLWGNAILLLSLAAVAAGTWLARQGLREAGLVVSLVMLAIIGLAVVLPVYGFWPRWHVPGLPLLNVSLTGIVLPGLLALALAWVMRGVEGTAQWMRWLFAIAGGVLVLTGILVDIRHLFHPDMLQGDSGAIERYTYSAGMLLLAFAALLIGTRLDSQPLRYGSLAIMLATVAKVFLFDIGGLEGLWRVASFVGMGLALLATSWFYGRHVFGSRSKPAEDEAPAAP encoded by the coding sequence GTGGAGGTAATCGCCTTTGTCCTGGCGGCGGTGGCGCTGTTCATCGCCCATGGCAAGCAGAAGCAGATCGACAAGCTCGCCCACCGCATCCAGTCGCTGGAGCGGGGCGTACCACCGGGCACGGCTGTGCGGGAGCATGCCGCCGAACCCGCGCCGGCGGCGCCTGCCGCCACCGATCCGGTCGCTGCCCAGCCGACGCCTGATGTCGATGAGCCCGTCGAAGACCTAGTTGCCGCCTCGACGCTGGACGAGGGCTGGGTACGCCAGAGCGCGCCGCCGGAGCCTGAGCCGCGCAGCCGCAAGGCCCGTGTTTTCGACATGGAACGCGTCATGGGCGTGCAGCCGCCGGTCTGGGGCGGGGCGATCATGCTGCTGATCGCCGGCTTCTTTCTGGCGCGCATGGCGGCCGACAACGGCTTCTTCACGCCCACGCTCGGGGTGATCGTCTGCGCCATTGGTGCTTTGCTGGCGTTGGCGGGCGCCTTTGTCGTGCGGCGGCTGCAGATTACCAATTACCAGCAGATTTCGGCGGCCCTGGCTTCGGCCGCCATCGGCACGCTTTACGCAACAGCCTTCCTGTCCAGTGCCGCTTTCGGCCTGACCTCGCTATTGACCGGGTTCCTGCTTTCGGCCGGAACGGCCGCCCTGGCGCTCGCGATTGCCTTCATCTTCGGCCGGCCCGTGCTGATCGTTGGCCTGCTGGGCGGCTATCTGGCGCCGTTCTTCCTGTTGGCCGATGCGCCCCAGGCGCTGGTATTCCATCTCTATCTGGCCGCGCTGCTGATCGCGGGCGCTGCAACCTGCATCCGGCTGGGATGGTGGTCGCTGTTGACGCCGGTCGTCCTGCTGCATTTCGCCTGGCTGGCGGCATTCCTCTATATCGGTGCGCCGCCCGACGCGCCCGAACTATCGACCCTGGTGGCGCTGGTTGTCTCGCCGCTGGTGCTGTTCCTGCTGGTCGAACGGGGGCCGGAAACAACCGCGCGGGGCTGGGGGCCGACGGAGTTGTCGACGGCGCTGGCCATGTTCCTTGTCTTGGCGGGGGCAAGCTGGACGGATTTCAGCCCGCTCTATCTGGTCGGTGTCTGCGCGCTTGGCCTCGGCACGGCGCTCATGACCGTGTTCGGCCGATCCGGAACGCTCACCCCCACCTATATCGCGGTGGCCGGCTGGCTGCTGATGATGGCCAGTTGGCGCGAACCGGACGGGCCGGCACGGCTCGTTGTCGGCCTCGTCATGCTCGCTGCCATCGCCGTGCCGCTGGTCGTGGGCATGCTGCGCGGCAGGCCTGCACTGCGGGCGGCGAGCGTGCTCTGCGTAGCGGTCACGCTGAGCTTCGTGTCGACCATGGTGGATCTCGACGGCTGGATCGGGGTGCGCGACCTGCCCACTATGTGGGCCGCCCTGGCCCTGCTGTTTGCGGCGGCAGCCGTTGCCGGCGCGCTGTTCCTCGGTCGTGCCGTCGCGCCGGAAGCCGCCGATGGCGTGCGCGGGATATTCAGCGCATCGGCCTCGGGCTATGTGTCACTGGCGATCGTTGCGGTGGTCGATCCCAACTATTTCGCCCTGGCGGCCGCCTTGCAGGTGCTGGGTCTGGCCCTGGTGCAACGGCGCTATCCCCTGCAGCATCTGCCGCTCGTCGCCGGGCTCTATATCGGGGTCTATTTCGGGCTGCTGGCGCTTTCGATACTCGCCTGGGCCGAGCCGGGAAGCCTGCGTGAAATTGCCGATTATGTTCCCGGCAGCCCGCCATGGGATGCGCCTGTCGTGGCGCTGCTGCTGCCCGCGCTGGCCTTCCTGCTGGCGGCCACCATTCTGCGCGGCACGCCCGCCTGGCTGGTCAGGGTTCTGGACAATGCGGCCGTGGCATTGGGCGCATTCGGCCTGACCTATCTGATCCTGCCCGAGCCCGGCCAGATCATTCCCCCGGATACGCTGATCTGGAGCTCGCTCTGGGGCAATGCGATCCTGCTGCTGAGCCTCGCCGCCGTCGCCGCGGGAACGTGGCTGGCGCGGCAGGGCTTGCGGGAGGCGGGGCTGGTGGTGTCGCTGGTCATGCTGGCCATAATCGGCCTGGCTGTGGTTCTGCCGGTTTATGGTTTCTGGCCAAGATGGCATGTCCCGGGCCTGCCCCTGCTCAACGTATCGCTGACCGGGATTGTGCTGCCGGGGCTGCTTGCGCTGGCGCTGGCCTGGGTGATGCGCGGTGTCGAGGGGACGGCGCAATGGATGCGATGGCTGTTCGCCATTGCCGGCGGTGTGCTGGTGCTGACCGGCATCCTGGTCGATATCCGCCACCTGTTTCATCCGGACATGCTGCAGGGCGATAGCGGCGCCATCGAACGCTACACCTATTCGGCAGGCATGCTGCTGCTGGCTTTTGCGGCTTTGCTGATCGGCACGCGCCTCGACAGCCAGCCGCTGCGCTATGGTTCGCTCGCGATCATGCTGGCGACGGTGGCCAAGGTCTTCCTGTTCGATATCGGCGGGCTGGAAGGACTCTGGCGCGTCGCGTCCTTCGTGGGCATGGGGCTGGCCCTGCTGGCGACCAGCTGGTTTTATGGCCGACATGTCTTCGGCAGCCGGAGCAAGCCAGCCGAAGACGAGGCGCCAGCCGCCCCTTAA
- the fliJ gene encoding flagellar export protein FliJ, protein MKSRSESLIRLKKFQVDEKRRQVAQIEMMVADFERMASELDQQIEIEHTKTGISDVAHFAYSTFAKAALTRRDNLLNSANDMKSKLEVAQDGLAEALEDLKKVELLDQREHQREAQEQLKVEQAEYDEIGRLRFSRQ, encoded by the coding sequence TTGAAATCGCGCAGCGAGAGCCTCATTCGGCTCAAAAAGTTCCAGGTGGACGAGAAGCGCCGTCAGGTTGCGCAGATCGAGATGATGGTTGCCGATTTCGAGCGCATGGCGTCCGAACTCGACCAGCAGATCGAAATCGAGCACACCAAGACCGGCATTTCCGATGTGGCGCATTTCGCCTATTCGACCTTTGCCAAGGCCGCGCTGACAAGGCGCGACAACCTGCTCAATTCCGCCAATGACATGAAGAGCAAGCTCGAAGTGGCCCAGGATGGCCTGGCCGAGGCGCTCGAAGACCTCAAGAAGGTCGAATTGCTGGATCAGCGCGAGCATCAGCGCGAGGCGCAGGAACAGCTCAAGGTCGAGCAGGCCGAATATGACGAGATCGGCCGACTGCGCTTTTCGCGGCAATAG
- the fliI gene encoding flagellar protein export ATPase FliI, which produces MKALISAIEAIDDIEVFGRVKSVQGLLVEIVGPVRELRVGGRVQIETVNEDLLAAEIIGFRDGHALCLPFGQLSGVRLGCKAVFQRHDGAAFPSEGWLGRVINANGEPIDGKGPLPRGATPYPLRQNPLLAHDRVRVGDPLDLGVRCLNTFTTVCEGQRLGIFAGSGVGKSVLMSMLARNTNVDVAVIGLIGERGREVHEFIQEYLGEEGLKHAVVVVATSDEAALMRRQAAYMSLALSEYFRDQGKRVLCMMDSLTRFAMAQREIGLAIGEPPTAKGYPPTVFTELPRLLERAGPGTPTTGSITGLFTVLVEGDDHNEPIADAVRGILDGHIVMERGIAERGRYPAVNVLRSISRTMPGCVPVDFRPVLVKARELMSIYSDMEELIRLGAYRKGSDPKVDRAIAIYPALEAFLGQEREETTGIAEGYQMLEAIVAEAGAAD; this is translated from the coding sequence ATGAAAGCGCTGATATCGGCTATCGAGGCGATCGACGACATCGAGGTGTTCGGCCGCGTCAAGTCGGTGCAGGGCCTGTTGGTCGAGATCGTCGGGCCAGTGCGGGAATTGCGCGTCGGCGGCCGGGTCCAGATCGAGACGGTCAACGAAGACCTGCTGGCCGCCGAAATCATCGGCTTTAGGGATGGCCATGCCCTGTGCCTGCCGTTCGGGCAACTGTCCGGCGTGCGGCTGGGCTGCAAGGCGGTGTTCCAGCGTCATGACGGCGCGGCCTTTCCCTCCGAAGGCTGGCTGGGCCGCGTCATCAATGCCAATGGCGAGCCGATCGACGGCAAGGGACCATTGCCGCGCGGCGCCACGCCCTATCCATTGCGACAGAATCCGCTCCTGGCGCATGACCGGGTGCGGGTCGGCGATCCGCTCGACCTGGGCGTGCGCTGTCTCAATACCTTCACCACGGTCTGCGAGGGGCAGCGGCTGGGCATCTTTGCCGGCTCGGGCGTCGGCAAGTCGGTGCTCATGAGTATGCTGGCGCGCAATACCAATGTGGATGTCGCCGTCATCGGGCTCATCGGCGAGCGCGGCCGCGAGGTGCATGAATTCATCCAGGAATATCTGGGCGAGGAAGGCCTCAAGCACGCCGTGGTCGTGGTGGCCACATCGGACGAGGCGGCGCTGATGCGGCGGCAGGCGGCCTATATGAGCCTGGCTTTATCGGAATATTTCCGCGACCAGGGCAAGCGCGTGCTGTGCATGATGGACAGTCTGACCCGCTTTGCCATGGCGCAGCGCGAGATTGGGCTGGCCATTGGCGAACCGCCAACCGCCAAGGGGTATCCGCCCACCGTCTTCACCGAGCTGCCGCGCCTGCTGGAACGCGCGGGGCCGGGAACGCCGACGACAGGTTCTATTACCGGTCTATTTACCGTTTTGGTGGAAGGTGATGATCACAATGAGCCCATTGCGGATGCCGTACGCGGCATTCTTGATGGGCACATCGTAATGGAGCGCGGAATTGCCGAGCGGGGGCGTTACCCGGCGGTCAACGTGCTCCGGTCCATTTCGCGCACCATGCCAGGGTGTGTTCCGGTCGATTTCCGGCCGGTCCTGGTCAAGGCGCGAGAGCTCATGTCCATCTATTCGGACATGGAGGAACTGATCCGGCTTGGGGCTTACCGGAAAGGGTCAGATCCGAAAGTGGACCGCGCGATCGCCATCTATCCTGCGCTCGAGGCTTTTCTCGGGCAGGAGCGGGAAGAAACGACCGGTATCGCCGAGGGCTATCAGATGCTCGAAGCGATCGTGGCCGAGGCGGGTGCGGCAGACTGA
- the ctrA gene encoding response regulator transcription factor CtrA, with protein sequence MRVLLIEDDSATAQSIELMLKSESFNVYTTDLGEEGVDLGKLYDYDIILLDLNLPDMSGYEVLRTLRVAKVQTPILILSGLAGIEDKVRGLGFGADDYMTKPFHKDELVARIHAIVRRSKGHAQSVISTGDLTVNLDTKTVEVQTQRVHLTGKEYQMLELLSLRKGTTLTKEMFLNHLYGGMDEPELKIIDVFICKLRKKLSVATGGKNYIETVWGRGYVLREPDESEVYNENVA encoded by the coding sequence ATGCGGGTACTCCTTATTGAGGACGACAGCGCGACAGCGCAGAGCATCGAACTGATGCTCAAGTCCGAAAGTTTCAACGTCTACACCACCGATCTCGGTGAAGAAGGCGTCGATCTCGGCAAACTCTACGATTACGACATCATCCTTCTCGACCTGAACCTGCCCGACATGAGCGGCTATGAGGTGCTCCGCACCCTGCGCGTCGCCAAGGTTCAGACACCGATTCTCATTCTATCCGGTCTTGCCGGCATCGAGGATAAGGTTCGTGGCCTCGGCTTCGGCGCCGACGACTACATGACCAAGCCGTTCCACAAGGACGAACTCGTGGCCCGCATCCACGCCATCGTCCGGCGCTCCAAGGGCCATGCCCAGTCGGTCATCTCGACGGGCGACCTGACGGTCAACCTGGATACCAAGACGGTCGAAGTGCAGACCCAGCGGGTGCACCTCACCGGCAAGGAATACCAGATGCTCGAGCTGCTCTCCCTCCGCAAGGGAACCACGCTCACCAAGGAAATGTTCCTCAACCACCTTTATGGCGGCATGGACGAACCCGAGCTCAAGATCATCGACGTGTTCATCTGCAAGCTCCGCAAGAAGCTCAGCGTGGCCACCGGTGGCAAGAATTACATCGAGACCGTCTGGGGTCGCGGCTATGTGCTGCGCGAGCCCGACGAGAGCGAAGTCTACAACGAAAACGTCGCCTGA
- a CDS encoding alpha/beta fold hydrolase has protein sequence MFRTAIIAGALLMTTTAFAQSEPVGTTVEINGMQMYYEVSGEGDPLVVLHGAYMNIPSMGEIVTRLAETHTVYAIEFQGHGRTTDIDRPITYPNLAGDVAAFMDEVGLEKADVFGYSMGAATGLRLAIDHPEKVDQLVAASVAYDATGWQQAFQDFIPQMVPEMFVGTPMEDEWKKLAANPDGFPALVDKLIALEKEPMAWEDEVKALKTPILIIAGDADVSTLEHNLALFRLLGGGVMGDMGVPLPASRFAVLPATSHTAVIGQTDLLYGFIEPFLQGETPVGFMGE, from the coding sequence ATGTTCCGCACCGCAATCATTGCTGGAGCCCTGCTTATGACCACCACCGCATTCGCCCAATCCGAGCCTGTCGGCACCACTGTCGAAATCAACGGCATGCAGATGTATTACGAAGTCAGCGGCGAAGGCGATCCGCTGGTCGTGCTGCACGGCGCCTATATGAACATCCCGTCCATGGGCGAGATCGTTACGAGGCTCGCCGAGACGCACACGGTCTATGCAATTGAATTCCAGGGCCATGGCCGCACCACCGATATCGATCGCCCCATCACCTATCCGAACCTGGCCGGCGATGTCGCCGCCTTCATGGATGAAGTGGGCCTCGAAAAGGCCGACGTGTTCGGCTATTCCATGGGCGCCGCCACGGGCCTGCGGCTGGCCATCGACCATCCCGAAAAGGTCGACCAGCTTGTCGCGGCCTCGGTCGCCTATGATGCCACGGGCTGGCAGCAGGCCTTCCAGGACTTCATCCCGCAAATGGTGCCGGAAATGTTCGTCGGCACCCCGATGGAAGACGAATGGAAGAAGCTGGCCGCCAATCCCGACGGCTTCCCGGCCCTGGTGGACAAGCTCATCGCGCTCGAAAAAGAGCCGATGGCATGGGAAGACGAGGTCAAGGCGCTCAAGACGCCGATACTGATCATTGCCGGCGATGCCGACGTGTCGACACTGGAGCACAATCTGGCGCTGTTCCGCCTGCTGGGTGGCGGTGTGATGGGCGACATGGGCGTGCCCCTGCCCGCCTCGCGCTTCGCTGTGCTGCCCGCGACGTCGCACACCGCCGTCATCGGCCAGACCGACCTGCTCTATGGCTTTATCGAGCCCTTCCTGCAGGGCGAGACGCCGGTCGGCTTCATGGGCGAATAG
- a CDS encoding RNA polymerase sigma factor, protein MLVSSPAMTSESETHRAISTVWKIEQPRLIAGLTRMVRDISLAEELAQDALIIALKTWPESGVPRNPGAWLMQTAKRRAIDYFRHRKMAATKLEEVGRTIEDEAPDHEAEIVEAMDDDVGDDLLRLIFTSCHPILPAESRVALTLRLLGGLTTEEIARAFLAAEPTIGQRIVRAKKAIADAGIPFEVPRGEERQERLSSVLGVLYLIFNEGYSATAGDDLIRPQLCEEAMRLGRILARLSPDDSEVHALVALMEIQASRTNARTNKQGEPVLLLDQDRSRWDQLLIRRGLAALDRAIALGGADAPYALQAAIAACHARARKGADTDWSRISALYAALAEVSPSPVVELNRAVAVSMADGPAAALVLIDAIKDNPALKNYHLLYGVRGDMLSKLGRHTEAMLEFRRAAELTRNEREKAYLLGRAEQSI, encoded by the coding sequence ATGCTGGTTTCATCCCCCGCCATGACCAGCGAATCCGAAACCCACCGTGCGATAAGCACTGTCTGGAAAATCGAGCAGCCCCGCCTGATAGCGGGGCTGACGCGCATGGTCCGCGACATCTCGCTGGCGGAGGAACTGGCGCAGGACGCGCTGATCATCGCGCTCAAGACCTGGCCGGAATCCGGCGTGCCCCGCAATCCGGGCGCCTGGCTGATGCAGACTGCCAAGCGCCGCGCCATCGACTATTTCCGCCACCGCAAGATGGCCGCCACCAAGCTGGAAGAGGTCGGCCGCACCATCGAGGACGAGGCGCCCGACCACGAGGCCGAAATCGTCGAGGCGATGGATGACGATGTCGGCGACGACCTGCTCCGGCTGATCTTCACGTCCTGCCACCCCATATTGCCGGCCGAATCCCGCGTGGCGCTGACCTTGCGCCTGCTGGGCGGCCTCACCACCGAGGAAATCGCCCGCGCTTTCCTCGCCGCCGAGCCGACCATCGGCCAGCGTATCGTGCGGGCCAAGAAGGCTATTGCCGATGCCGGCATTCCCTTTGAAGTGCCGCGTGGCGAGGAACGCCAGGAGCGGCTGAGCTCGGTGCTGGGCGTGCTCTACCTCATCTTCAACGAAGGCTATTCGGCCACCGCCGGGGACGACCTGATCCGCCCACAGCTCTGCGAGGAAGCCATGCGGCTCGGCCGTATCCTGGCGCGGCTGTCGCCTGACGATTCCGAGGTCCATGCCCTTGTGGCGCTGATGGAAATCCAGGCCTCGCGCACCAATGCCCGCACCAACAAGCAGGGCGAGCCGGTACTGCTGCTCGACCAGGATCGCTCGCGCTGGGACCAGTTGCTGATCCGCCGCGGACTGGCGGCGCTCGACCGCGCCATCGCCCTGGGCGGGGCGGATGCGCCCTATGCCCTGCAGGCCGCCATCGCCGCCTGCCATGCCCGCGCCCGCAAAGGCGCCGATACGGATTGGTCAAGGATTTCAGCGCTTTACGCTGCACTGGCCGAGGTATCGCCGTCGCCGGTGGTCGAGCTCAACCGGGCCGTGGCGGTGTCGATGGCCGATGGGCCGGCGGCAGCCCTGGTGCTGATCGACGCCATCAAGGACAATCCGGCGCTGAAGAATTACCACCTGCTCTATGGCGTGCGCGGCGACATGCTCAGCAAGCTGGGCCGGCACACCGAAGCCATGCTCGAATTCCGCCGCGCGGCCGAGCTGACCCGCAATGAACGGGAAAAGGCCTATCTGCTTGGAAGAGCCGAGCAGTCCATCTGA